A region from the Aquimarina sp. ERC-38 genome encodes:
- the recJ gene encoding single-stranded-DNA-specific exonuclease RecJ, translating to MRWTIKPQPNLNEVQHLSKALGVPDQISRLLVQRDIKTFEEAKAFFRPDLKDLHDPFLMKDMQKAVDRIVEALQNKERILVYGDYDVDGTTSVALLSSFLETKSSLITTYIPDRYQEGYGVSYQGIDYASDNDISLIITLDCGIKAIDKVIYAKEKDIDFIICDHHRPGAKIPDAIAVLDPKREDCPYPYKELCGCGVGFKLIQAITFYLQEPFSNLIPYLDLVATAIAADIVPMTGENRILTYHGLRLLNTKPRIGFKALLSSVKKEELTITDVVFIIAPRINAAGRMKHGQHAVMLLKEEHPETARQYAQEIEHFNSDRRVTDQHTTVEALTQIIENNEEANASTVVYHKAWHKGVIGIVASRLTETYYRPTVVFTKSGDKLAASVRSVKGFDVYKALQQCADHLEQFGGHKYAAGLTLYEHQYQDFKNKFEEVVLNTLSTNLKEPEIIIDNTLEFSEITPKLHRILKQFAPFGPGNMMPVFMTEGVKDTGYGKCVGSDSKHLKATFVKRNSRFNAIGFNLGSKCDFIENQCSCSIAYTIDENEWNDEITLQLKVKDIKSIL from the coding sequence ATGAGGTGGACTATAAAACCACAACCCAATCTTAATGAGGTACAACATCTTTCTAAAGCCCTGGGAGTTCCGGATCAGATCAGCCGTTTATTAGTGCAACGTGACATCAAAACTTTTGAAGAAGCTAAAGCCTTTTTTCGTCCGGACTTAAAAGATCTGCACGATCCTTTTTTAATGAAGGATATGCAAAAAGCAGTAGATCGTATCGTGGAAGCTTTGCAAAATAAAGAAAGAATATTAGTATACGGTGATTATGATGTAGATGGAACTACCTCAGTAGCCCTGCTGTCTTCATTTTTAGAAACCAAATCTTCTTTAATTACCACCTATATACCAGACCGGTATCAGGAAGGTTACGGAGTTTCTTATCAGGGGATCGATTATGCTTCGGATAATGATATAAGCCTAATTATTACTTTAGACTGCGGGATTAAAGCTATTGACAAAGTAATTTACGCAAAAGAAAAAGACATTGACTTTATTATTTGTGACCATCATCGTCCCGGCGCTAAAATTCCTGATGCTATTGCTGTGTTAGATCCTAAAAGAGAAGATTGTCCGTACCCCTATAAAGAATTATGTGGTTGCGGAGTAGGTTTTAAGCTGATTCAGGCCATCACCTTTTATTTACAAGAACCTTTTTCAAATTTGATTCCTTACCTGGATTTGGTTGCAACTGCTATTGCTGCGGATATTGTACCTATGACCGGTGAAAATAGGATTTTGACCTATCATGGATTAAGGTTACTAAATACAAAACCCAGAATAGGCTTTAAAGCACTTTTAAGTTCGGTAAAGAAAGAAGAACTCACTATTACTGATGTGGTTTTTATCATTGCCCCACGAATTAATGCTGCCGGACGTATGAAACACGGTCAGCATGCAGTCATGCTTTTAAAAGAAGAACATCCGGAAACTGCAAGGCAGTATGCACAAGAAATCGAACATTTTAATAGTGACCGGCGTGTTACGGATCAGCACACGACTGTAGAGGCTTTGACCCAAATTATAGAAAATAATGAAGAAGCAAATGCATCCACCGTAGTGTATCACAAAGCATGGCATAAGGGGGTTATTGGTATTGTAGCTTCCCGATTAACAGAAACCTACTATCGACCTACGGTTGTTTTTACTAAAAGCGGAGATAAACTAGCAGCTTCAGTACGGTCAGTTAAAGGTTTTGATGTCTACAAAGCTTTACAACAATGTGCAGATCATTTGGAACAATTCGGAGGACATAAATATGCCGCGGGATTAACTCTATATGAACACCAATATCAAGATTTTAAAAATAAATTTGAAGAAGTAGTTTTAAATACGTTATCTACTAACCTAAAAGAACCTGAAATTATCATTGATAATACATTAGAATTTTCTGAAATCACGCCTAAACTACACCGTATTCTAAAGCAATTTGCACCATTTGGCCCCGGTAATATGATGCCGGTTTTTATGACGGAGGGTGTTAAAGATACCGGATATGGTAAATGTGTGGGATCTGATTCAAAACATTTAAAAGCAACATTTGTAAAAAGAAATAGTCGTTTTAATGCAATCGGGTTTAATTTAGGGTCGAAATGCGATTTTATAGAAAATCAATGTTCATGTTCTATTGCTTATACCATTGATGAAAATGAATGGAACGATGAGATTACCCTTCAACTAAAAGTAAAAGATATTAAGTCAATTTTATAA
- a CDS encoding nucleotidyltransferase family protein: protein MRIDDQNIRLIKNLCKNYKVKTLSLFGSATREDFNNESDIDFIVDFNENDPFKYADLYFDLKDQLEDLLKRKIDLIEIRAIQNKFFKKELEETKILLYGQ from the coding sequence ATGAGGATTGATGATCAAAATATACGTCTGATAAAAAACCTTTGTAAAAACTACAAAGTAAAAACACTCTCGCTTTTTGGTTCTGCTACAAGAGAAGATTTTAACAATGAATCAGATATAGATTTTATCGTAGATTTTAATGAAAATGACCCATTTAAATATGCCGACTTATATTTTGACCTAAAGGATCAACTTGAAGATTTACTCAAACGAAAGATTGATTTAATAGAAATCAGAGCAATACAAAATAAGTTCTTTAAAAAAGAACTTGAAGAAACTAAGATCTTGCTATATGGACAATAA
- a CDS encoding DUF86 domain-containing protein, with protein MDNKIHTWLEDIDRCINEIFDFLPEECNFLVYKDDLKTKKAVERNLEIIGEAINRISKYKYCNIQIGNAEKIIGTRNRIAHEYDAISDEIIWTIIIRELPKLQQEIVLLRKKY; from the coding sequence ATGGACAATAAGATCCATACCTGGCTTGAAGATATTGACAGGTGTATCAACGAGATTTTCGATTTTCTACCGGAAGAATGCAATTTTTTAGTTTACAAAGATGATTTAAAAACGAAAAAAGCGGTTGAAAGAAATCTTGAAATAATTGGCGAGGCAATTAACAGAATTTCAAAATATAAATATTGCAATATACAAATTGGTAATGCCGAAAAGATAATTGGAACCAGAAATAGAATAGCTCATGAGTACGATGCAATTTCTGATGAAATTATTTGGACGATTATAATTAGAGAGCTTCCAAAGTTACAACAGGAGATAGTCCTACTAAGGAAAAAATACTAG
- a CDS encoding alpha/beta fold hydrolase gives MLKFIIPFSSVFLWVSCKTTAPKVEPRRDQITYEQFTADQQFYRTKDGVIKYIDKGEGPVVVLLHGVPTSGWLFRKMMYPLIAGGNRVIIPDMLGFGNSDSPEGYEIYDEVHHAKRLIALMEHLEIDSWNQVVHGTGGLWTCELLKQAPEKIDKLVLLNSVIYDKGYYPFLCYKPGSTARSKMWALSNGIQTNAFLKKLFDRGLQVNNLNETDLKGYAQPLLKRKTRAMYYYYTKTCSNLPDYTETLTSLNIPTIAIWGTHDIVTQWSPQQFSIMDAFNLNKSDVFLIDERHFIPETKPREITYKILNFL, from the coding sequence ATGTTAAAATTTATAATTCCATTTTCATCTGTATTTCTATGGGTAAGTTGTAAAACTACCGCTCCGAAGGTAGAACCTAGAAGAGATCAGATTACTTACGAACAATTTACTGCTGATCAACAATTTTACAGAACTAAGGATGGAGTTATTAAATATATTGATAAAGGAGAAGGACCGGTTGTAGTTTTATTGCATGGCGTACCTACTTCCGGTTGGCTATTCAGAAAAATGATGTATCCGTTAATTGCCGGGGGAAACCGGGTTATCATTCCGGATATGTTAGGTTTTGGTAATAGCGACTCCCCGGAAGGTTATGAAATATACGACGAAGTACATCATGCCAAACGCTTAATAGCACTAATGGAACATCTGGAAATTGATAGTTGGAACCAGGTAGTACATGGTACGGGAGGTTTGTGGACCTGTGAACTTTTAAAACAAGCTCCGGAAAAAATTGATAAATTGGTGTTATTGAATTCTGTGATATATGATAAGGGATATTATCCTTTTTTATGTTACAAACCCGGAAGTACGGCTAGATCTAAAATGTGGGCTTTAAGTAATGGTATACAAACCAATGCATTCTTAAAAAAGTTATTTGATAGAGGCTTGCAGGTTAATAATCTTAATGAAACGGATTTAAAGGGGTATGCTCAACCTTTGTTAAAAAGAAAAACAAGGGCTATGTACTATTACTATACAAAAACCTGTAGTAATCTACCTGATTATACAGAAACGCTTACTTCCTTAAATATTCCTACCATCGCAATTTGGGGAACCCATGATATTGTGACCCAGTGGTCGCCACAACAATTTTCAATCATGGATGCTTTCAACTTAAACAAATCAGATGTATTCTTGATAGATGAAAGACATTTTATACCAGAAACAAAACCCCGGGAAATTACCTATAAAATTTTAAACTTCTTATAG